The proteins below are encoded in one region of Alistipes indistinctus YIT 12060:
- the trkA gene encoding Trk system potassium transporter TrkA, whose translation MRIVISGVGEVGTHLAKMLSGASHDITVIDDDPKRIEEVAGMADVVTIEGDCTTFAVLKKASVRKADLFIAVRPEESINIISAVLAKQLGARKAIARIDNNEYLEPNNKEMFINMGIDYLFYPEKVAAREVINLLGHTSTTEYVDFSGGKLSLVVFKLDSSSPLIGRTLIEVTADREALPYRTVAISRDGDTIIPRGSDQFQEGDTVYVIANQNDVKSLMVFSGKPNIKVNNIMILGGSRIGVRIATELQDEANVKLVEYNPDKAYKLTETLEKTLIISDDGRNIDSMIEEGLSNMDAFVAVTGRSETNILAAMVAKRLGVKKVIAEVENLNFINLAESMGIDTIINKKLITASNIFRFTMNTDVQAIKCLTGCDAEVLEFIAKPNSPATKGQIRELDFPHDAVIGGIVRGDRSYIATGSMEINAFDRVVVFALPSAIARIGRFFS comes from the coding sequence ATGAGGATAGTCATATCGGGAGTAGGGGAGGTGGGAACCCACCTGGCGAAAATGCTCAGCGGCGCTTCGCACGATATTACCGTGATCGACGACGACCCGAAACGGATCGAAGAGGTCGCGGGAATGGCCGACGTAGTTACCATCGAGGGTGACTGCACGACTTTTGCCGTACTGAAAAAAGCGTCGGTGCGCAAGGCCGATCTTTTCATCGCGGTGCGTCCCGAAGAGTCGATCAATATCATCTCGGCCGTGCTGGCCAAACAGCTTGGCGCCCGCAAGGCGATCGCGCGGATCGATAACAACGAATACCTCGAACCCAACAACAAGGAGATGTTCATCAACATGGGCATCGACTACCTGTTCTATCCCGAGAAAGTGGCTGCGCGCGAGGTGATCAATCTGCTGGGGCACACCAGTACGACCGAATATGTCGATTTCTCCGGAGGGAAACTTTCGCTGGTCGTCTTCAAGCTCGACAGTTCTTCTCCGCTGATCGGGCGGACGCTTATCGAAGTGACGGCCGACCGGGAAGCACTGCCGTACCGTACCGTGGCCATCTCCCGCGACGGCGATACGATTATTCCGCGCGGTAGCGACCAGTTCCAGGAGGGCGACACAGTCTATGTGATCGCTAACCAAAACGATGTCAAATCGCTGATGGTCTTTTCGGGCAAGCCCAATATCAAGGTCAACAACATCATGATTCTCGGCGGCAGCCGGATCGGCGTGCGAATCGCTACCGAACTGCAGGACGAAGCGAACGTCAAACTGGTCGAATACAATCCGGATAAGGCCTACAAGCTGACCGAGACGCTCGAAAAAACGCTGATTATCAGTGATGACGGCCGCAATATCGACTCGATGATCGAAGAGGGGTTGAGCAACATGGATGCTTTTGTCGCCGTGACGGGGCGTTCTGAGACGAATATCCTCGCTGCTATGGTGGCTAAGCGATTGGGAGTCAAGAAGGTAATTGCCGAAGTCGAGAACCTGAACTTCATCAACCTGGCCGAGAGCATGGGTATCGATACGATCATCAACAAAAAGCTGATTACGGCGAGCAACATCTTCCGCTTCACGATGAATACCGATGTACAGGCGATCAAGTGCCTGACCGGATGTGATGCCGAAGTGCTCGAATTCATTGCGAAACCCAACTCCCCGGCGACGAAGGGACAGATCCGCGAATTGGATTTTCCGCACGATGCGGTGATCGGCGGGATTGTGCGCGGCGACCGCAGCTATATCGCTACCGGCAGCATGGAGATCAATGCATTCGACCGGGTGGTGGTATTCGCCCTGCCGTCCGCCATTGCCAGAATCGGCCGTTTTTTTAGTTAG
- a CDS encoding GH3 auxin-responsive promoter family protein, which translates to MSLLTQLVNLFFSQRRGEIDFFMQHPARVQQQQLERLLTQAGGTVFGRDHGFGKIRTSEAYAAAVPVADYDSFSEYIGRTRTGEQNVLWPTEIKWFAKSSGTTSAKSKFIPVSDEGLSGCHLRGPMDVICFFAGLYPKSGVFGGRTLTLGGSHRLESTGGRAQEGDLSAILIENTPKWASWRRTPRPETALIPDFEEKVQAICREAVPQRVTSFAGVPSWNLVLMNRVLEYTGKQNILEVWPEMELFVHGGMNFNPYREQYRRIFPSDTMKYMETYNASEGFFAIQDDPSRDDMLLMLDYGVYYEFLPVSDLGDPSKAVPLEGVKQGVNYAMIISTSNGLWRYQIGDTVEFTSLAPYKIKITGRTKHFINAFGEELIIDNAETALQAACAATGALVSDYTAGPIYMGDRSKGSHQWLIEFNRAPEDMDQFTDCLDRELQHVNSDYEAKRFRDTTLMRPTVTVLSEGAFYRWMKSRGKTGGQNKVPRLCNDRTYIEQLLAIEK; encoded by the coding sequence ATGTCCCTGCTGACACAACTGGTCAATCTCTTTTTTTCGCAGCGGCGCGGCGAAATCGATTTTTTCATGCAGCATCCCGCCCGGGTGCAGCAGCAACAGCTCGAGCGGCTGCTTACCCAGGCCGGCGGTACCGTATTCGGCCGGGATCACGGTTTCGGTAAGATCCGGACTTCGGAGGCTTATGCCGCGGCTGTGCCGGTAGCCGACTACGACTCGTTCAGCGAATATATCGGGCGTACGCGGACCGGCGAGCAGAATGTGCTGTGGCCTACCGAAATCAAATGGTTCGCAAAATCGTCGGGTACCACCTCGGCCAAAAGCAAGTTCATTCCGGTGAGCGACGAAGGGCTCAGCGGTTGCCACCTGCGCGGACCGATGGATGTTATTTGCTTTTTTGCAGGGCTCTATCCCAAAAGCGGGGTGTTCGGGGGACGCACGCTGACCCTCGGCGGCAGCCATCGTTTGGAGAGTACGGGCGGCCGGGCTCAGGAGGGAGACCTTTCGGCGATCCTGATCGAGAACACGCCCAAATGGGCCTCGTGGCGCCGTACGCCGCGCCCCGAAACGGCGCTGATTCCCGATTTCGAAGAGAAGGTGCAGGCGATTTGCCGCGAGGCGGTGCCGCAGCGGGTCACGTCGTTTGCCGGCGTACCGTCGTGGAACCTCGTGCTGATGAACCGAGTGCTCGAATATACCGGCAAACAGAACATTCTCGAAGTGTGGCCCGAAATGGAGCTCTTCGTGCACGGCGGCATGAATTTCAACCCTTACCGCGAACAATACCGCCGCATTTTCCCGTCCGACACGATGAAGTACATGGAGACCTACAACGCTTCCGAGGGCTTTTTCGCTATTCAGGACGATCCTTCTCGTGACGACATGCTGCTGATGCTCGACTATGGCGTCTACTACGAATTCCTGCCCGTTTCCGATCTGGGCGATCCGTCGAAGGCGGTACCGCTGGAAGGGGTGAAACAGGGTGTCAATTACGCGATGATTATTTCGACGAGCAACGGGTTGTGGCGCTACCAGATCGGCGATACGGTCGAATTTACGTCGCTCGCACCCTACAAAATCAAGATTACGGGTCGTACGAAGCATTTTATCAATGCGTTCGGCGAGGAGTTGATTATCGACAATGCCGAAACGGCTTTGCAGGCCGCGTGCGCGGCGACCGGGGCGCTGGTCAGCGACTATACCGCCGGACCTATCTATATGGGGGATCGGAGCAAAGGTTCTCACCAATGGTTGATCGAGTTCAACCGTGCGCCGGAGGATATGGACCAATTCACGGACTGTTTGGACCGGGAGCTGCAACACGTCAATTCCGATTATGAGGCCAAACGTTTCCGCGATACGACCCTGATGCGTCCGACTGTTACGGTGCTTTCCGAGGGTGCTTTTTACCGCTGGATGAAGTCGCGGGGAAAGACCGGCGGACAGAACAAGGTGCCGCGCCTCTGTAACGACCGGACCTATATCGAGCAGTTGCTCGCGATAGAAAAATAG
- a CDS encoding D-2-hydroxyacid dehydrogenase — protein sequence MKKIVVLDGYAMNPGDLSFDGIEALGDCTVYDFTKPGEVLERAKDAEILLSNKTRLTAETIAALPKLEYIGILATGYNNVDLEAARNRGIVVANVPAYSTASVAQLAFAHILNITMQVQYHSEQVHAGRWVRNRDFCFWDNTLLELAGKTIGVVGFGHTGAATAAIALGFGMKVAAYTSKPQSQLPEGVRSVSLDELFRQSDIVSLHCPLTPETRGMVNAARIAQMKPTAILINTSRGPVVDEQALADALNAGRIYAAGVDVLSSEPPKPDNPLLSAKNCCITPHMAWATKEARQRLMAVTTDNLRAFLAGRPVNDVTRR from the coding sequence ATGAAAAAAATAGTGGTTTTAGACGGCTATGCGATGAATCCGGGCGACCTGTCGTTCGACGGCATCGAGGCGTTGGGCGACTGTACGGTTTATGATTTTACGAAACCCGGCGAAGTGCTGGAGCGCGCCAAAGATGCCGAGATACTGTTGTCGAATAAGACGCGGCTGACGGCGGAGACGATAGCGGCGCTCCCGAAACTCGAATACATCGGCATCCTCGCCACCGGCTACAACAATGTCGACCTGGAGGCCGCCCGCAACCGCGGAATCGTCGTGGCGAACGTTCCCGCCTACAGTACCGCTTCGGTGGCGCAACTCGCCTTTGCACATATTCTGAACATCACGATGCAGGTGCAGTACCATTCCGAACAGGTACATGCCGGACGCTGGGTGCGCAACCGGGACTTTTGTTTCTGGGACAATACGCTTCTCGAACTTGCGGGCAAGACAATCGGGGTGGTAGGTTTCGGCCATACCGGAGCGGCGACTGCGGCCATTGCACTCGGTTTCGGGATGAAGGTGGCGGCCTATACTTCCAAACCTCAGTCGCAGCTTCCCGAAGGGGTGCGTTCCGTATCGCTCGACGAGCTGTTCCGGCAGAGCGATATCGTGAGCCTGCATTGTCCGCTGACGCCCGAAACGCGGGGAATGGTCAATGCGGCCCGCATCGCACAAATGAAACCGACGGCTATCCTGATCAATACCAGCCGCGGACCGGTGGTCGACGAGCAGGCGCTGGCCGATGCCCTTAATGCGGGGCGTATCTATGCCGCCGGGGTGGATGTACTTTCGTCCGAACCCCCGAAGCCGGACAATCCATTGCTGAGCGCGAAAAACTGCTGCATCACGCCGCACATGGCCTGGGCGACGAAAGAGGCCCGCCAGCGGCTGATGGCCGTCACGACCGATAACCTGCGCGCGTTTTTGGCAGGCCGTCCCGTCAACGATGTTACGCGCAGGTGA
- a CDS encoding glycosyltransferase translates to MESQEKHTLKSVVILGPAYPFRGGLATVNQALARTFTKMGIACRIFTFTTQYPSLLFPGTTQFSSDSAPEGIDITREVSSVNPLTWIRAGWRLRRAKPDAVIVRYWIPVMAPAFGTVCRIARRGGVRTIALLDNVIPHEKRPFDKWLTRYFLGSIDGFVYMSEQVHSDLRLFTKTKPAVFSPHPMLDGYGEPLPRGEACAALGLDPALRYTMFFGYIRDYKGLDLLLDAWGMLKREGKLEGHKLIVAGEYYSGKERYAEQIDALGIRGDLVLMDRYISDGDVAKLFSAADLVVQPYRHATQSGVTQIAYWFDVPMVVTGVGGLRELVPDGKVGYVTEPDAAAIAAEIDRFYREGKAAEFRANILRFRERFTWERMIGNFRSLYDRIAGTQPGQKR, encoded by the coding sequence ATGGAGTCGCAGGAAAAACACACATTGAAATCCGTTGTCATACTCGGCCCGGCCTATCCTTTCCGGGGGGGGCTGGCGACCGTTAATCAGGCTTTGGCCCGCACATTTACCAAGATGGGCATTGCCTGCCGTATTTTTACCTTTACGACACAATATCCGTCGTTGCTGTTTCCCGGAACGACCCAGTTCAGCAGCGATTCCGCTCCCGAAGGAATCGATATCACGCGGGAGGTAAGCAGCGTTAATCCGCTGACGTGGATTCGCGCAGGGTGGAGGCTCCGCCGCGCAAAGCCCGATGCGGTGATCGTCCGCTACTGGATTCCGGTGATGGCTCCCGCTTTCGGTACGGTCTGCCGCATCGCACGGCGAGGCGGCGTGCGTACGATCGCCCTGTTGGACAATGTGATCCCACATGAAAAACGGCCGTTCGACAAATGGCTGACCCGCTATTTCCTGGGGTCGATCGATGGGTTTGTCTATATGTCCGAACAGGTGCACAGCGACTTGCGGCTCTTCACGAAGACGAAGCCGGCTGTTTTCTCTCCGCATCCGATGCTGGACGGTTACGGCGAGCCGTTGCCGCGCGGGGAAGCCTGTGCTGCCCTGGGACTCGACCCGGCATTGCGCTACACGATGTTTTTCGGTTATATCCGGGACTACAAAGGGCTCGACCTGTTGCTCGACGCGTGGGGCATGTTGAAACGTGAGGGCAAACTCGAAGGACACAAATTGATCGTGGCGGGTGAATATTACAGCGGTAAGGAGCGTTATGCCGAACAGATCGACGCTCTCGGGATCCGCGGCGATCTGGTGTTGATGGACCGTTATATCTCCGACGGTGATGTGGCGAAGCTCTTTTCCGCCGCCGATCTGGTGGTGCAGCCGTACCGCCACGCGACGCAGAGCGGCGTGACCCAAATCGCCTACTGGTTCGACGTGCCGATGGTGGTGACCGGGGTGGGAGGCTTGCGGGAGCTTGTTCCCGACGGTAAGGTCGGTTACGTGACCGAACCCGATGCGGCGGCGATTGCGGCGGAAATCGATCGGTTTTACCGGGAAGGGAAAGCGGCGGAGTTCCGTGCCAATATTCTCCGGTTCCGCGAACGGTTCACCTGGGAGCGGATGATCGGAAACTTTCGCAGTTTGTATGACCGGATAGCGGGAACGCAACCGGGACAAAAGCGTTAA
- a CDS encoding deoxynucleoside kinase: MYIAIAGNIGSGKTSLTGILAERTGARAYYEDSDNPYIGDFYEDMNRWSFNLQIYFLGQRIREAAAILSEGADLIQDRTIYEDAYIFASNLHGLGLMSSRDFDTYMKIFDLATGLIRKPDLLIYLKASVPTLVKQIKKRGRAYEASIQEGYLEQLNRKYEEWINNIYQGEVMTIDVDTVNFIENPSLLDGVVARIAEFKTRGR; the protein is encoded by the coding sequence ATGTATATCGCCATTGCCGGAAATATCGGTTCGGGAAAGACTTCCCTGACCGGAATCCTCGCCGAACGGACCGGTGCGAGGGCCTATTACGAAGATAGCGACAATCCTTATATCGGGGATTTCTACGAGGATATGAACCGCTGGTCGTTCAATCTGCAGATCTATTTTCTCGGGCAGCGCATCCGCGAGGCGGCGGCGATCCTCTCCGAAGGGGCAGATTTGATTCAGGACCGTACGATCTACGAAGATGCTTATATTTTCGCGTCGAACCTGCACGGGCTGGGATTGATGTCTTCGCGCGATTTCGATACCTACATGAAAATTTTCGACCTTGCCACGGGATTGATCCGCAAACCCGACCTGTTGATTTATCTCAAAGCGAGCGTCCCGACCCTCGTCAAACAGATTAAGAAACGCGGACGTGCTTACGAGGCCAGCATTCAGGAGGGTTACCTCGAACAACTGAACCGGAAGTACGAAGAGTGGATCAACAATATTTACCAAGGCGAAGTGATGACGATTGATGTCGATACGGTCAATTTCATCGAGAATCCGTCGTTGCTCGACGGCGTCGTGGCGCGTATCGCCGAATTTAAAACACGAGGCCGCTGA
- a CDS encoding methyltransferase RsmF C-terminal domain-like protein yields MVKRSLPRRPSSFSSRRAAALPGEIETTEIQPFPVGFCRSTEELLGGSDARSLLAALDTPSPVSVRFNPYKVQGPSGQRISGNDPSVNPTGESVVVTGGNPIDSAPFSQGTDSGGTPLIRPARLAGNEVPWCRYGYYLPQRPSFTLDPAFHAGAYYVQEAGSMFVERIFRQLFEPDTPLRILDLCAAPGGKTTLLSTLAGASGLVVANEVIRQRAGTLVDNVRKWGIGNTLVTNNDPSHFASLRHYFDLVLVDAPCSGEGMFRKTPGARTEWSEANVKLCAARGRRILGDVWEALRPGGILVYSTCTFNVQENEETVEWLASEYDCEPVDVTADPAWGIVQGEAAGMATFRFFPHRVQSEGFFAAVLRKGDGRVRVQVPKPRKAIFAPLARREGEEAARWVGQPQQMLFQRVGENIHAYYAPQFQAVREISESLSVLCSGVLCGQLFGGKLRPEHSLALFHDVSRRQVPVVELSPDEAVAYLRKADISPVRLQEGINLVTFDGLPLGWIKRIGARSNNMYPKELRIVNL; encoded by the coding sequence ATGGTGAAGCGATCGTTGCCCCGTCGGCCGTCTTCCTTCTCGTCCAGGCGCGCGGCCGCGTTGCCGGGAGAGATCGAAACAACGGAAATCCAGCCGTTCCCGGTTGGGTTCTGCCGCAGCACCGAAGAGTTGCTCGGCGGTAGTGACGCACGCTCTCTTTTGGCTGCGCTCGATACCCCGTCGCCCGTTTCGGTGCGTTTCAATCCTTATAAAGTTCAGGGACCCTCCGGGCAACGGATATCCGGAAACGATCCTTCGGTAAATCCGACGGGTGAATCCGTTGTTGTTACCGGAGGAAATCCTATCGATTCAGCTCCCTTTTCGCAGGGGACGGATTCCGGAGGGACGCCGTTGATCCGTCCGGCCCGACTGGCCGGGAACGAAGTGCCTTGGTGCCGGTACGGGTACTACCTGCCGCAACGTCCTTCGTTTACGCTCGATCCGGCGTTTCATGCGGGAGCCTATTATGTGCAGGAGGCCGGGTCGATGTTTGTCGAGCGTATCTTCCGGCAATTGTTCGAACCGGATACCCCGTTGCGCATACTCGATCTCTGTGCCGCTCCGGGCGGTAAAACGACGTTGCTTTCGACCCTGGCCGGTGCGTCGGGGTTGGTTGTCGCCAACGAAGTGATCCGCCAACGGGCCGGGACGCTTGTCGATAACGTACGCAAATGGGGAATCGGGAATACCTTAGTGACGAACAACGATCCGTCGCATTTCGCGTCGCTGCGTCACTATTTCGACCTGGTGCTGGTCGATGCTCCGTGTTCGGGCGAGGGGATGTTCCGCAAAACGCCGGGAGCCCGCACCGAATGGAGCGAAGCCAATGTGAAACTTTGCGCTGCGCGCGGACGGCGCATCCTCGGCGATGTGTGGGAGGCGCTGCGTCCCGGCGGAATTCTCGTTTACAGTACCTGTACGTTCAACGTACAGGAGAACGAGGAGACGGTCGAGTGGCTTGCATCGGAGTACGATTGCGAACCGGTGGACGTTACGGCAGATCCGGCCTGGGGTATCGTACAGGGGGAGGCAGCCGGAATGGCGACCTTCCGTTTTTTCCCGCACCGCGTACAGTCCGAAGGGTTCTTTGCCGCCGTGCTGCGTAAAGGCGACGGTAGGGTCAGGGTGCAGGTTCCGAAACCCCGCAAAGCGATATTTGCACCGTTGGCGCGCCGTGAAGGCGAAGAGGCGGCCCGTTGGGTCGGCCAGCCGCAGCAGATGCTTTTCCAGCGGGTCGGCGAGAATATCCATGCCTATTACGCGCCGCAGTTTCAGGCTGTGCGGGAAATATCCGAGAGCCTTTCAGTACTTTGTTCGGGGGTGTTGTGCGGTCAGCTTTTCGGAGGAAAGCTGCGGCCGGAACATTCGCTCGCGCTGTTCCATGACGTTTCGCGCCGGCAGGTTCCGGTTGTGGAATTGTCGCCCGATGAAGCGGTCGCTTATCTGCGCAAGGCGGATATCTCCCCGGTCAGGTTGCAGGAGGGAATCAACCTCGTCACCTTCGACGGCCTGCCGTTGGGATGGATCAAACGCATCGGCGCACGCAGCAACAACATGTACCCGAAGGAGCTGCGGATCGTCAACCTGTAA
- the ruvB gene encoding Holliday junction branch migration DNA helicase RuvB, which translates to MSNIRNIETDLEFENKIRPQELTSFSGQDKIVDNLTVFIQAAKMRDEALDHVLLHGPPGLGKTTLANIISREMGASLKMTSGPVLDKPGDLAGLLTNLEEGDILFIDEIHRLSPIVEEYLYSAMEDYKIDIMLDKGPSARSIQIELNPFTLVGATTRSGLLTSPLRARFGIQCHLEYYDSNVLSGIIRRSASILDVPIDDQAACEIAMRSRGTPRIANALLRRVRDFAMVKGKGHITLEITRYALEALNIDSRGLDQMDNKILGTIIHKFGGGPVGLGTVATAVSEDAGTIEEVYEPFLIKEGFLKRTPRGREATELAYSHLGVVRPDRQETLF; encoded by the coding sequence ATGTCCAATATCCGCAACATAGAGACCGACCTCGAGTTCGAGAACAAAATCCGTCCGCAGGAGCTGACCTCGTTCAGCGGGCAGGATAAGATCGTCGACAACCTGACGGTCTTCATCCAGGCGGCCAAGATGCGCGACGAGGCGCTCGACCATGTGCTGCTGCACGGTCCTCCGGGACTCGGCAAGACGACGCTGGCCAATATCATCAGCCGCGAAATGGGGGCTTCGCTCAAGATGACCTCCGGTCCGGTGCTCGACAAGCCGGGCGATCTTGCGGGGTTGCTGACGAACCTCGAAGAGGGGGATATTCTCTTTATCGACGAAATCCACCGGCTCAGTCCGATCGTGGAGGAGTACCTCTATTCGGCGATGGAGGACTACAAGATCGACATCATGCTCGACAAAGGTCCCAGCGCCCGGTCGATCCAGATCGAACTGAATCCTTTTACCCTGGTAGGCGCCACCACGCGCAGCGGACTGCTGACCAGTCCGCTGAGGGCCCGTTTCGGTATCCAGTGCCATTTGGAGTATTACGACAGCAATGTGCTTTCCGGGATTATCCGCCGCTCGGCGTCGATTCTGGACGTGCCGATCGATGATCAGGCGGCCTGTGAAATCGCGATGCGCAGCCGGGGTACGCCCCGTATCGCCAATGCGCTGCTGCGCCGCGTGCGCGATTTTGCGATGGTTAAAGGAAAGGGGCATATCACGTTGGAAATTACCCGTTATGCGCTCGAGGCACTCAATATCGACTCGCGCGGTCTCGACCAGATGGACAATAAAATCCTCGGTACGATCATCCATAAGTTCGGCGGCGGCCCAGTGGGGCTCGGTACCGTAGCGACGGCCGTGAGCGAAGATGCCGGAACGATCGAGGAGGTGTACGAACCGTTCCTGATCAAGGAAGGTTTCCTTAAACGCACGCCCCGCGGCCGTGAAGCGACCGAACTCGCCTATTCCCACCTGGGCGTCGTTCGCCCCGATCGCCAGGAGACGTTGTTTTAA